A stretch of Vespula vulgaris chromosome 5, iyVesVulg1.1, whole genome shotgun sequence DNA encodes these proteins:
- the LOC127064196 gene encoding vesicle-trafficking protein SEC22b yields the protein MVLLTMIARISDGLPLAATMQEDEQSERSTLEYQNQAKMLFRKLGLQSPTRCTIETGPYLFHYLIENEVCYLVLCERNYSKRIAYSYLEDIAQEFHSQYGKRVNTVARPYAFIEFDTYIQKAKKVFSDGRSRRNMNALNSQLQDVQRIMVQNIDDVLQRGTVLSELDTKTQNLSMLSQKYKKDAAHLNSKSMYVKAVAILVAFLVFLLYFFIL from the exons atggtATTGTTAACAATGATAGCAAGAATATCAGATGGTCTGCCATTGGCAGCTACTATGCAAGAAGATGAACAG AGTGAAAGAAGTACTTTGGAATATCAGAATCAAGCAAAGAtgttatttagaaaattaggTTTACAATCACCTACAAGATGTACTATAGAAACTGGACCATATCTCTTTCA ttatttaattgaaaatgagGTATGTTATTTGGTATTATGTGAAAGGAATTATAGTAAACGAATAGCTTATAGTTATTTAGAAGACATAGCACAAGAATTTCATTCTCAATATGGTAAACGTGTTAACACTGTTGCTAGGCCTTATGCTTTTATTGAATTtg atactTACATCCAAAAAGCTAAAAAAGTTTTCTCAGATGGTAGATCACGTAGAAATATGAATGCTCTTAATAGTCAATTGCAAGATGTTCAAAGGATCATGGTTCAAAATATTGATGATGTTCTACAAAGGGGAACAGTACTTTCag AATTGGATACAAAAACACAGAACTTGTCTATGTTATcacaaaagtataaaaaagatgcAGCACATTTAAATAGCAAATCTATGTATGTCAAAGCAGTTGCTATTCTTGTTGCATTTTTGGTATTTCTGTTAtacttctttattctttag
- the LOC127064194 gene encoding box C/D snoRNA protein 1, whose protein sequence is MATSNVKLEKCEVCSANKAKYTCPKCEVRTCCLVCVNIHKKELECDGIRDRMKFKPLSSFTDLDLLNDYRLLEEVGRSVDKFKKNPLKKCTRNIDLPVHLNRLRIGVYNRKVNFHFMPQHFTKHKKNTTFLKWKTNELFWRIEWLFPQADNIIQVTERALETVRLSTLLEQVLYPLNAMEEKSDIEKLNLKLSLNDKLQFYQAADLNGLKVLLKAEKITKSDIRFHELDITLTLKENLENKTIIEFPTLYVVLKDHVDMYEIIDTDDEEIYPKKNCGQKRRWSYTDKDKGEIQDINKPVNYFFNTTSIESDDEELDIANNIEQNTEDKTRKCSFNIPNYDELIKTNYK, encoded by the exons ATGGCGACGTCCAATGTCAA ATTGGAAAAATGTGAAGTGTGTAGTGCAAATAAAGCAAAATATACTTGCCCAAAATGTGAGGTTAGAACGTGCTGTCTCGTATGtgtaaatattcataaaaaagaacttGAATGCGATGGAATTCGAGATAGAATGAAGTTTAAACCATTATCTTCGTTTACTGATTTAGATCTCTTAAATG ATTATCGACTGCTTGAAGAAGTTGGTAGATCAgttgataaatttaaaaagaatccACTAAAAAAATGTACACGAAACATCGATTTACCTGtg CATTTAAACAGACTAAGGATCGGTGTTTACAATAGGAAAGTTAATTTCCATTTCATGCCACAACATTTTACTAAACATAAGAAGAAtacaacatttttaaaatggaAAACGAATGAACTATTTTGGAGAATAGAATGGTTATTTCCACAAgcagataatataatacaggTCACAGaaag AGCCTTGGAAACAGTTCGTTTGTCAACTCTCTTAGAGCAAGTTTTATATCCTCTCAATGCAATGGAGGAGAAAAGTGATATTGAAAAactaaatttaaaattaagtttaaatgataaattacaattttatcaaGCTGCTGATCTAAATGGATTAAAAGTTCTTCTGAAAGCTGAGAAGATAACAAAGTCTGATATTAg ATTTCACGAATTAGATATTACACTTACACTGAAGGAAAATTTAGAAAACAAAACTATAATAGAATTTCCAACATTGTATGTAGTCTTAAAAGAtcatgtagatatgtatgaaATTATAGACACAG atgaTGAAGAAATTTATCCTAAGAAAAACTGTGGACAAAAAAGGAGATGGTCGTATacagataaagataaaggagAAATACAAGACATAAATAAACctgtgaattatttttttaatactactTCTATAGAATCTGATGATGAAGAGTTAGATATTGCAAATAATATCGAACAAAATACAGAAGATAAAACCAGAAAATGTAGTTTTAATATACCTAATTATGATGAATTGATTAAAACAAACTATAAGTAA